agtttttatttaaaatttaaaagatgagcaagtaaatttaatatttatataattttttatcatatttatttggATATACCgatataaatttaaagtaattttactCAGTTTGTtctgaaaatttattgttttcaggaaaaaaaaacgaaataacagtagtatataattaattaagatataataatagttaataataatgatgatgataataataatgataatattgtCAAGAAGAGACAGACACGTCCGTCTTCCTCATCCCCTTGCTTTCCACCGCATCCAAAAAAGCTTTTACTTCACGCTGACACACACAACGCAAAACCCCTAACCTTCTTCACTGTTTCACCACTTCAAAATTTCACCCCAAAACCCAATCCCTAACTTTTACAATTACAATTACCATCGCCAtcactctctctttctcaaTTTTCCTTCTGCAATAGAATCCCTCAAACCAAAAATTCACACTCTCACACATACAACAACCAACTTACCGAACCATGTATTTGTCGGAGAAGCCGCGTCCAATCGATTTCTACAAGGAGGAAGGCGCGCGCGACATGATGATCGAGGTGGTCTCCAACGGTGAACTCCCGCCTCCGCCGCCGCACCACCCGCCGCCGATGATCCTCGGCGAGAGCAGTGGAGAAGACCCCGAGGTGGAGATCAAGGCCCCCAAGAAACGGGCCGAGACGTGGGTACAGGACGAGACGCGCTCGCTCATTGGCCTCCGCCGCGAGATGGACGCGCTCTTCAATACCTCCAAGTCCAACAAGCACCTGTGGGAACAGATATCCGCCAAGATGAGAGAGAAGGGTTTTGATCGCTCTCCCACCATGTGCACCGATAAGTGGCGCAACCTCCTGAAGGAGTTCAAGAAGGCCAAGCACCAGGACCGGGGAGGCAGTGGCTCTGCTAAGATGTCGTATTACAAGGAGATTGACGAGATCCTCAGAGAGAGGAACAAGAACGTGCAGTACAAGAGCCCCACTCCTCCGCCAAAGGTTGATTCTTTCATGCAGTTTGCTGATAAAGGTAGTAGTTCACTCGTTGTAATTCGTCACTTCTGGGAACCGTTAGGTTAGATTAGGGAATCCTTCAATTGAATTATgttatgtttgattttgttgCACCAGGTTCAGATCACTCTACGAATCTGACTTTTGAGGTGAATTAGTGTGAGAGTTAAACTTGTTCTTACAATGTTGTTTCAGTAATAGTTCTGTTGTCTAAAATTCTAGGGACTAAAAGGAGTAGTTTCTAGTTTTAAGTTCTAAAACGTTCTAAAATGAATTAGAAAGCTCACGAGgagggactaaattgaataGTTTCTAGGTGCAAGAACTAAACTGTACTAACCAAGCACTGGTGTTGGGGCTAAAATGAGGCCTGAAATAAGTTAGTCTGAAGATTCTTTCGGAATATTGATCACACAATCTTTGTAAGCAAATTACTTGTGAAGCTGCGTCTCTAAGTCTGGCAGGGAGTGGGGATGTTTGATATCTGATGTGGATACTTTTTTGACGGTTTGTTTAATTGAGATGGTGTAAGTGACATTGATTAAAGCTGAACATTCTGGAGTTTCCCAAATTTGACAAATTTTGTCTGGAAACCGAGATACTTCATTATCTTTTTCAAGCATTCTTGTTCGGGAATATTAGCTTGTGTGGGGAAAAACGTAACTGGGGAAACCTAAGGCAACTGCTTAATGGATTGCATTTTCAAAAATCCAACAAATTTAATCCAAAATAATGGCATTTTGGTCTAAAATTGCTGGCACGAGGTGATtgatttttatgtttctttgtGAAGCATAGATTTGAAGGAGTAAAGAAGCTTTCAGTTTCCCTGTATAAGTTTAGTAAGTGTGATTAGAAATCACGTTTATTTCTTGGTTGAAAAGCCTTACCCTTAAGTCGAATATCTCTGTTTCACATAGGACAGTATAAATCTCGACAATTTGAAAGTGGGGTTTAATTCCTCTCCAGTACTGTTAAACTATCACTTTGGATATCTGTTGAGGTTATAATTTCACCCATCTCATCTTTAGGAACAATAATTTAATTGGTTGTCTTGCTCTACAGGTATTGATGATACTAGCATCTCTTTTGGACCTGTAGAAGGTATGTCATCGTAATCCAGCTTTCAGCTGCCTACGTACTCTGTATTGTTGTTTACTCGCGTCCTTCatcattttaaatttccaaaatgAATCATGTGAGGTTTTAATTCCTCGAGGCATTTTGGTTTTGACTTGATTCTTATACTGGTAAGTAGCTAATACACACCACATCCGAGTAACATAATAATGGTGGAATTTTAAAACAGTGTAAGAAAAAACCATGCTAATGTATGTACATAGTCACATGTATTGCATGGAAATTTAACCAACACTATAGACAACTTTTCAGCATTTTAATGCTTCTTTTCaggtaaatatttaaaaaaatgataggAAGAGCAACATAAAGGGTGGAATTTTACCTTAAACAGTTTGTTGAGATGATAATTCAAATGCTGTACTCTTCAGTATAGTTCTAGTTATCTTAATTTATTAGGAACTCTTTCTGCTAACGTGTGGCCATATAATTATTTCTTCTCAATGTGGGAAAAATTATTCTTGTTGCATAATGCTTATCATTTATCAgtttcacttaattataatgTCTAGTACAGTACCCAAATAATGTGCTGAAGTACTCATACTACTTCTTGCTATGCATGACCAGATAAGGAGGCAATTGTATTGGTGGGAGGAATTATTCACGGGCATATTGCCTAGCATTATCATTTTTTCTATCATCTGGTGTCTACATTTTGCAGAATTTCAATGCCCAAAACTAGTACTCTCAACATTTTAGAATGAAGATTTTAGGGCATGTTCTCTTTGAGTAAATAATGTTGCTTTGAGtgaaaacaattttgtttttgttttattttatctgtttCCTGTACAACTCTTTGAAACCAGGAAACAAGTTGAAAACAAGGTGACAACTTTGTTACTAGAAATGAAAACGGGAAATGAAAATAGAAGTAAACAAGCCCTTAACATTTCAGGAGAGGGAGTctcttttaaaatgaatatgGACATGCATTTTATTTCCTTTAccataattttttctatttcatttacCATAATTCTCAAATACTTGCCATATAGCTACTGGAAGACCAACACTTAATCTTGAGAGAAGTTTGGATCATGATGGACATCCTCTTGCCATTACCACAGCTGATGCTGTTGCAGCTGGCGGAGTCCCTCCTTGGAATTGGAGAGAGACTTCTGGAAATGGTAAGCTATGTAGGGCTTCATAGTCTGATGCATGTTTGCTTTCTCACcaatgaaagagaaaatgacTGCAAAAATAAGAAGTTAATCATCGAGTCTTGGTAAATGTACATTGTGACAGCAGTTTTGGTTAATTTTTGGAAAGTATTGTAGAACCTGAAAAACatggtaaaataaattattatttcatacCCCAAAATATGGAATCAATTATATTCGGTGCCCCCGCCTCTTTAGCTTAATTGCTATCTTATTTGTGCAACCAATTCTTCCTACTTTGGCAGGTGGAGAAAGTCAGTCATGTTGTGGAAGGGTTATATCAGTTAAATGGTGTGATTATACAAGACGAATAGGTATTGACGGCACTCCAGAAGCCATCAAAGAAGCAATCAGAGCTGCTTTTAGGTTGAGAACTAAACGCACATTTTGGTTGGAGGATGAGGACCAGATTATCCGAAGTATTGACCGTGAAATGCCTATTGGAAGTTACACTCTTCACCTTGATGAAGGTTAGATTCACTTTATTCGTCTAATTACTGTTGTGATATGTACACATTTAatggttttatttaatttttaatgttgtgAAAACCGGACTGGTCAAACCGGTAAACTAGTTTAAGATCTGGTATACTAAAACCACAAAAGTGGTTTGCAATTGAACCAGTAAATAATCGCTTCACAGCTGgacaacaatttttttgaaaGGAAAAAATCTTTCtcaatgttatttttattttttcttagaaataacatctataaaatatttgtcattttattttgcttgttatttttaaagaatatgATCATGTATGGTTGTCCCTTGAATATTATGGCATATTTGATTGTTAAAATCTCACAAAgtatttttttaggttttagtATTTTTAAGTTACGATGTTATATTTATCCAATTATAATTGCAGGAATGGCCATTAAATTATGTCTCTATGACGAGTCTGAGCACCTTCCTGTGCATACTGAAGATAAGGTATTTTACACTGAAAATGATTACCGTGATTTTCTGACCCGGCGGGGTTGGGTATGTCTAAGAGAATTTGACGGATATAGAAATATTGACAATTTGGATGATCTTCGACCTGGTGCTATATATCGTGGTGTGAGTTGAAACTTTAAAGTAGATGGTATGATCAAATTATCTGGAGAACTATGGTGGGTCTGTTCAGGTTTTTGATATATGTGCGACACTAACCTGAAATTGTATTAGTTTTACATTTGATAACGCTGTTTATAGTTTTTTGATAGGTAAATTAACTAGCCCTTCTGCACAAAAATCCGTTTCAATCAATGCCGTTTACATGTCTGTAAATATGCATTTGCAGTGacaacatattattattattgtctaGATTTTTTAATGGATCATTTTCGTCAAATATTGCTATATACTTCTAGTCTGTGCAGGAACTTTGACAGTTGCTCGAGTTTCTAACGTGTTTGCCTATGCACAATCGAAGCTATTAACTTCGAACTTAAAtcagttgattttttttttggaaattatTACTTGCAGTAGTATCCAAATCTTGACTGATATTGCATTTGAAGGGACGCAAGATgtgaaataaatgtaattagCACATGAAGGGATGGAAGAAAGTGTATGCTCAAGTGTTGTGAAAACTTATTCCCACATGAATTGTGAAAATCGGTTAATTCAGTTAATGGTCAGACTTTAGTCAACTGTCTACATttaaaaaaaccaataaaaatattttcatgtgtatctaatataattttatagatCTATACTTAATTTAGATTGTCATAATAACTAACATATACATATCAAATGAAGTATTAATATAAATGTTCAAAATATTCTAGTAAATTAACTAATATCTAAAATGATATGTTTACGGGAACatcccagattatatagaaacatataatatagtaagttcacattttaatataagagaaCAATGAGAAGTagactgaaaataaaatattaaagttacaCTCATCCCAAAATAGTtcctaatttaaaactttaagtaTTAAAGagtaattcaaaatacatgaAATAACTAAGAAAATCATAACTTTAAGTATTAAAGagtaattcaaaatacatgaAATAACTAAGAAAATCATAAGGAGACTAGGCTGCAGCATAATCTTCCTCTAAAGCCTGctccagaggcacctcatccaCCTTTGCttacatccaagtggatgatcattgcaaaagaaaagcatacccaaacaaaatacaaacacagaagcaagggtgagctagatatacaaaaatcatgttataacagtcACAGACAACATGCAAGTAAGGACAGATACACTACACAAACATGACTTTGCactttaaacttgactcgtccggact
This sequence is a window from Vigna angularis cultivar LongXiaoDou No.4 chromosome 2, ASM1680809v1, whole genome shotgun sequence. Protein-coding genes within it:
- the LOC108329648 gene encoding trihelix transcription factor GT-1 isoform X2 is translated as MYLSEKPRPIDFYKEEGARDMMIEVVSNGELPPPPPHHPPPMILGESSGEDPEVEIKAPKKRAETWVQDETRSLIGLRREMDALFNTSKSNKHLWEQISAKMREKGFDRSPTMCTDKWRNLLKEFKKAKHQDRGGSGSAKMSYYKEIDEILRERNKNVQYKSPTPPPKVDSFMQFADKGIDDTSISFGPVEGGESQSCCGRVISVKWCDYTRRIGIDGTPEAIKEAIRAAFRLRTKRTFWLEDEDQIIRSIDREMPIGSYTLHLDEGMAIKLCLYDESEHLPVHTEDKVFYTENDYRDFLTRRGWVCLREFDGYRNIDNLDDLRPGAIYRGVS
- the LOC108329648 gene encoding trihelix transcription factor GT-1 isoform X1, with the protein product MYLSEKPRPIDFYKEEGARDMMIEVVSNGELPPPPPHHPPPMILGESSGEDPEVEIKAPKKRAETWVQDETRSLIGLRREMDALFNTSKSNKHLWEQISAKMREKGFDRSPTMCTDKWRNLLKEFKKAKHQDRGGSGSAKMSYYKEIDEILRERNKNVQYKSPTPPPKVDSFMQFADKGIDDTSISFGPVEATGRPTLNLERSLDHDGHPLAITTADAVAAGGVPPWNWRETSGNGGESQSCCGRVISVKWCDYTRRIGIDGTPEAIKEAIRAAFRLRTKRTFWLEDEDQIIRSIDREMPIGSYTLHLDEGMAIKLCLYDESEHLPVHTEDKVFYTENDYRDFLTRRGWVCLREFDGYRNIDNLDDLRPGAIYRGVS